In Caloramator sp. E03, the sequence GTGATGTAGATTATATGATACTTGGGGTTGTTGTTGAAAAAGTAACTGGAATGCCATTGGATGAATATGTTGAAAACAATATATATAAACCCTTAGGGCTTAAAAATACTGTATTTAATCCTCTTAAAAAAGGGTTCAGCGTTAATGATTGTGCTGCTACTGAGAGAAATGGAAATACAAGGGATGGTTCGGTATACTTTCCTAATATAAGAACTAGCGTTATTCGGGGACAAGTTCATGATGAAAAGGCTTTTTATTGCATGGATGGTGTTTCTGGTCATGCAGGATTGTTTTCTACTACTCATGATTTAGCAGTCCTTGCACAGTTAATATTAAATGGTGGAGGATACGGAGGATACAAACTCTGTGATAAAAATACACTTGCCCAGTTTATAAAACCATCAGATGAAGATAATGCCTATGGACTTGGATGGGATAGAAATGCTGATAATGAGGCTCCATGGGAATTTGGTGCCTATGCAAGTGAGCTTACAATTGGTCATACAGGTTGGACGGGAACAGTAACCTGCATTGATCCTAAAAAAGATATGGCTATAATTCTACTTACAAATCAGAGGAATTGTCCATGTCCTAATGGAGTTTTTGATACAAGTGCATTTGAAACAGGAAGATATGGAAGTATTTTGACGATGGTTGAAGAAGCAATACTAAATAAAGGTTATGATAATGGAGCAGGATTGATACAAGCTGCAAAAGATCAGATAGCAATTGCTCAAAGCTCTAAAACTGTACTTAGCACAAGAGAAGCACAGGCAACAATAGATATACTTCCAGAAGGAGCAATAAAAGATCAATTAGAATATGAGCTATTTGTAATTCAAACAACGGTAGATCCATCAACAGCTTTGAATAAAGCTATTAATATGGTACAAAAAGCTAAATCCAGCTTAAAACAGTCTGATATAGATATTGCAGAAAAATATATAAATGCCCTTCAAGATGGAAAGGATAAGGACATGCTAAAACAAAAAATTGATATTATAAAAAATGCATTAAATACTATATTAAAGGAATTTTAAATAATTTAGCAAAAACTCTATTAAAAATATTTATTTTAAAGTAGTGTGAAATTAAGGCTTTTGTCAATAGTTGGGCGGGTATTTATTCAAAATGCCTGCCCCTTCTTATTTACATTCACAGGCACATTCACAGGTTCACAGGGACGGTTACTTATTATCTGAGTTTTTCAAACACATTCATAGTTCATAAGAACGGTTAGTGTGAAAAAGTTTTCTCCATCCTTGGTGCCCATCCTTGGTGCCTGGGAAGGCTCCGAAAAATAGCACATTAAAATTTGCTGTAACAATATATAGTAGCGCATAATAGTATTGAAATGCTATATATCGTATGTTTTTCAATAAAACTTTATTTTTTCGGAGGTCTCCCTGGCACCGGAGATGGAGAATAGGTTCATAGGTTCATAGGTAGGTTCATAGGGACGGTTACTTATTTCATACACAATATCTGCAAAATCAGGGGGACATGTATAAAATATTATGTCTATTATTTAATATAATAAGTAACCGTCCCTTCTGTTACCTTTGAAAAAACACAAACTTTTTCATGCCGTCGTTGTGGCTCCTTTTAGTCATGACCTGTTACTTATTATTTACCTTTTCTAAATATTTCTTAAGTACCGTAAAATAAGAATATGGAAAGCGGAAAATGAAAATATGTAAAATTGCACATGAATTTGGTATCCTTCTTAATGACAGGGATGCCACATTCAAAGGACGGTTAATTATTATTTGTATTTTCATAAAATGATTTTCACACTAAGATATAAAATATCAAATTGAGAAATGAAGACCGAATGGACAGTTAATAATTATTTGATTTTTAAATTATGTTTTATATTGATTTTTAATATTAAATTATTATAATCTCTATATATAAAAAAACACGAAATTGTATCGATACAATTAAAGGAGGCTGATTAAATGGAGAGGTATCAACTTAATAAAGATCTTGCAAAAATGCTTAAAGGTGGAGTAATTATGGATGTTACAAACCCTAAGGAAGCTGAAATAGCTGAAAAGGCTGGAGCCTGTGCAGTTATGGCACTTGAAAGGGTTCCTGCTGATATTCGAAAGCAAGGTGGCATTGCAAGAATGTCAGATCCTAAAATGATAAAGGAGATAAAATCTGCTGTATCAATACCTGTTATGGCAAAGGTAAGAATTGGTCATTTTGTTGAAGCTCAGATACTTGAGTCAATTGGTATTGATTATATTGATGAGAGTGAAGTTTTAACTCCTGCTGATGAAATGTATCACATTAACAAATGGGATTTTAAAATACCTTTTGTTTGTGGTGCCAAAAATCTTGGAGAAGCTTTAAGAAGAATAGGGGAAGGAGCGGCAATGATCAGGACAAAAGGAGAAGCCGGAACGGGAAATGTTGTTGAGGCAGTTAGACATATAAGATGTATTATGGATGAAATAAGGAAGATAAAAAATTCTCCCCAAGAAGAACTTATGACAATCGCTAAAGATTTATCTGCACCTTATGATTTGGTTGAATATGTATGGAAGGAAGGAAAACTTCCAGTTGTTAATTTTGCTGCGGGTGGAATTGCAACGCCAGCTGATGCAGCTTTAATGATGCAGCTGGGTGCAGAAGGGGTATTCGTAGGCTCAGGTATTTTTAAATCACAAAACCCAGAAAAGAGGGCAAGGGCTATAGTCTTAGCTACAACTTATTATAATGATCCAAAGGTAATAGCTGAAGTATCAGAAGATTTGGGAGAAGCAATGTATGGATTAGATATAAATAAAATAGATAATAGACTATCTGAAAGAGGATGGTAAAAGTGAAAATAGGAGTTTTGTCATTGCAGGGTGGAGTGATTGAACATTTAAGCCACTTAAGAAATTTAGGGGTAGATTGTATAGAAGTAAAAGAAGCAAAGGATCTTAATGAAATTAATGGAATAATTTTGCCTGGAGGAGAAAGTACAACAATTGGGCTACTTTTAAAGGAAAGGAAAATGTTACACCCTTTAAAGGAAAGAATTCTCAAGGGCCTTCCTGTTTGGGGAACATGTGCAGGAATGATACTTTTAGCAAAAGAAATAGAAAACGATTTTCGAAAGCATCTTGAGGTTATGAACATAAAAGTGAAAAGAAATGCTTATGGAAGTCAGCTTGATAGTTT encodes:
- the pbp4b gene encoding penicillin binding protein PBP4B, which gives rise to MRKMFKKFLAFIIITSLILTSSVTSRLKIANAENLFQNSSSQKVTIVDELYKESQVKFRFPEENPTSRKYARYKRVFKAYEGRGNLIIENHGAQTAEIYVNGYYVPINDALSSQNGIAQVDIGKYTHDGENTLEVVNVTPANSYINVKVLYPELVYGKPEDVGVDSSRFNIVDRFINAEISQGFPGAALIVIKDGKIIKNTAYGTKMAWDGYNKVENPEQMTVDTLFDLASNTKMFATNLALMKLVSEGKIKVTDLVSKYLDNFEDGPNDVYKGKATITLEDLMKHRAGFSADIHYFNPKTANNLYSQDKETTIKMLSKTPLSYTPRSKTLYSDVDYMILGVVVEKVTGMPLDEYVENNIYKPLGLKNTVFNPLKKGFSVNDCAATERNGNTRDGSVYFPNIRTSVIRGQVHDEKAFYCMDGVSGHAGLFSTTHDLAVLAQLILNGGGYGGYKLCDKNTLAQFIKPSDEDNAYGLGWDRNADNEAPWEFGAYASELTIGHTGWTGTVTCIDPKKDMAIILLTNQRNCPCPNGVFDTSAFETGRYGSILTMVEEAILNKGYDNGAGLIQAAKDQIAIAQSSKTVLSTREAQATIDILPEGAIKDQLEYELFVIQTTVDPSTALNKAINMVQKAKSSLKQSDIDIAEKYINALQDGKDKDMLKQKIDIIKNALNTILKEF
- the pdxS gene encoding pyridoxal 5'-phosphate synthase lyase subunit PdxS, whose translation is MERYQLNKDLAKMLKGGVIMDVTNPKEAEIAEKAGACAVMALERVPADIRKQGGIARMSDPKMIKEIKSAVSIPVMAKVRIGHFVEAQILESIGIDYIDESEVLTPADEMYHINKWDFKIPFVCGAKNLGEALRRIGEGAAMIRTKGEAGTGNVVEAVRHIRCIMDEIRKIKNSPQEELMTIAKDLSAPYDLVEYVWKEGKLPVVNFAAGGIATPADAALMMQLGAEGVFVGSGIFKSQNPEKRARAIVLATTYYNDPKVIAEVSEDLGEAMYGLDINKIDNRLSERGW
- the pdxT gene encoding pyridoxal 5'-phosphate synthase glutaminase subunit PdxT, giving the protein MKIGVLSLQGGVIEHLSHLRNLGVDCIEVKEAKDLNEINGIILPGGESTTIGLLLKERKMLHPLKERILKGLPVWGTCAGMILLAKEIENDFRKHLEVMNIKVKRNAYGSQLDSFICHTKIEKVTDKEIPLIFIRAPYIVEAGNDVDVIFEIDGKIVAAREKNMLATSFHPELSNSLEFHRYFLNMVG